In Pectobacterium aroidearum, the following are encoded in one genomic region:
- a CDS encoding maltoporin, translating to MKRKLLTTSIALSLAMLATPSYSVDFSGYFRSGVGVSNHGKQQTADKNYVGRLGNEDDTYGEIQLGQQLYNENGKTFYFDSMISMFSNGSNDNETTKDDDAEFGLRQLNLQAKGFVPGLPDATVWAGKRYYQRHDLHIIDTKYWNISGAGAGIENIKAGEGAFSFAWIRADAENMKINLGCDTNTDECKKRIDIYDDLNINYLDARYAGWKPWDGAWTEFGISYAMPNEADTQKNIFLAEGQKFDPKNSMMITGELSHYFSGLKSNQKLVLQYADKGLAHNMVDQGGGWYDVWSINDSAKGYRVIQAGDLPITDNISLSHVLTYGKADEISRWRDSTELLSAVGRGQYAWTKNQKTYLEAGAYQKKDSWTSGTESKYSGQKYTLAHAFSADIPMLTRPELRFFVSYLNGGNENKNRFNDDRSNSVNFGIQAEAWW from the coding sequence ATGAAAAGAAAACTGCTGACAACATCCATTGCGCTGAGTTTGGCAATGCTGGCAACCCCTTCTTATTCCGTTGATTTTTCAGGATACTTCCGTTCTGGCGTGGGTGTATCAAACCACGGGAAACAACAGACCGCCGATAAGAACTATGTGGGAAGATTGGGTAACGAAGATGACACCTACGGCGAAATCCAATTAGGACAGCAGCTGTATAACGAAAATGGGAAAACGTTTTACTTCGATAGTATGATTTCCATGTTCTCCAACGGCTCAAACGATAATGAAACCACAAAAGATGACGATGCCGAGTTTGGTTTACGCCAGTTAAATCTTCAGGCGAAAGGCTTTGTACCTGGGTTGCCGGATGCCACGGTCTGGGCGGGGAAACGTTACTACCAGCGCCATGACTTGCACATCATCGATACTAAATACTGGAATATTTCCGGTGCGGGTGCCGGGATCGAAAACATCAAAGCCGGTGAAGGCGCGTTCTCGTTTGCCTGGATCCGCGCCGATGCAGAAAACATGAAAATTAACTTAGGCTGCGACACCAACACTGACGAATGTAAAAAAAGAATAGACATCTACGACGATCTGAATATCAACTACCTGGACGCACGCTATGCGGGTTGGAAGCCGTGGGACGGCGCGTGGACAGAGTTCGGTATCTCCTACGCGATGCCGAATGAAGCGGATACCCAGAAAAATATCTTCCTCGCAGAAGGCCAAAAATTCGATCCTAAAAACTCGATGATGATCACCGGTGAACTCAGCCATTACTTCTCTGGCCTCAAATCTAACCAGAAACTGGTGCTGCAATATGCCGACAAAGGGCTGGCGCACAACATGGTCGATCAGGGCGGCGGCTGGTATGACGTCTGGAGCATTAACGACAGTGCTAAAGGCTACCGCGTCATTCAGGCCGGTGACCTGCCAATCACTGATAATATTTCTCTTAGCCATGTTCTGACCTACGGTAAAGCGGATGAAATCAGCCGCTGGCGCGACAGTACGGAATTATTGTCTGCAGTAGGTCGTGGCCAGTATGCCTGGACCAAGAACCAGAAAACCTATCTGGAAGCGGGTGCATACCAGAAAAAAGATAGCTGGACGAGCGGCACGGAAAGCAAATACAGCGGCCAAAAATACACGCTGGCGCACGCCTTCAGCGCTGATATTCCGATGCTGACACGCCCGGAACTGCGCTTCTTTGTTTCTTACCTGAACGGCGGGAACGAAAACAAAAACCGCTTCAACGACGATCGCAGCAATTCGGTAAACTTCGGTATTCAGGCAGAAGCCTGGTGGTAA
- the galR gene encoding HTH-type transcriptional regulator GalR, translating to MATIKDVARLSGVSVATVSRVINNSPKASTASREAVHKAMAELQYHPNANARALAHQSAETMGLVVADVSDPFFGTMVKSVEQIAQATGNFLLIGNGYHNAEQEKKAIEQLIRHRCAGLIVHAKMLSDEELAALMSHIPDMVLINRTLPGYESRCVALDDRYGSWLATRHLIQEGHQKIGFLCSNHQISDSADRLQGYMDALQEHGIPRDERLIARASPDEVGGESAMMELLSRGGNMTAVVCYNDSMAAGALSVLSDNSISVPQDMSVVGFDDVLIARYLRPRLTTVHYPVSAMAIQAAELAIALSHGKQLSETTNMFSPTLVRRHSVSPPARKK from the coding sequence ATGGCCACAATAAAGGATGTTGCTCGTCTATCAGGTGTATCAGTCGCTACGGTTTCGCGCGTAATCAATAATTCGCCCAAAGCCAGTACCGCCTCAAGGGAAGCCGTACACAAGGCCATGGCGGAGTTGCAATATCATCCGAACGCCAATGCCAGAGCACTCGCGCACCAGAGTGCAGAAACCATGGGGCTGGTTGTTGCGGATGTATCCGATCCCTTTTTTGGGACGATGGTTAAATCTGTCGAACAAATTGCCCAGGCAACCGGCAACTTCCTGCTGATTGGCAACGGCTATCACAATGCCGAGCAGGAAAAGAAGGCCATTGAGCAGTTGATTCGCCACCGCTGTGCGGGGCTGATCGTGCATGCCAAAATGCTGTCGGATGAGGAACTGGCCGCTTTGATGAGCCACATTCCTGATATGGTGCTTATCAACCGCACCTTACCCGGCTATGAAAGCCGCTGTGTTGCGCTCGATGACCGCTATGGTTCCTGGCTGGCAACCCGTCATTTAATTCAGGAAGGGCACCAGAAGATCGGTTTCCTCTGTTCTAATCACCAAATTTCCGACTCCGCCGATCGCCTGCAAGGTTATATGGATGCGCTGCAAGAGCACGGCATCCCACGGGATGAGCGCCTCATTGCGCGCGCCTCGCCGGACGAAGTGGGCGGCGAGTCTGCCATGATGGAGCTCCTGAGCCGGGGCGGCAATATGACGGCGGTGGTGTGCTACAACGATTCCATGGCTGCTGGCGCCCTTTCCGTCCTAAGCGACAACAGCATCAGCGTACCGCAGGATATGTCAGTGGTCGGGTTTGATGACGTATTGATCGCCCGTTACCTTCGCCCTCGCCTGACAACCGTGCACTATCCGGTTTCCGCCATGGCCATTCAGGCGGCAGAATTAGCTATCGCGTTATCCCACGGCAAACAGCTTAGCGAAACCACGAATATGTTTAGCCCGACGCTGGTACGCCGCCATTCTGTCAGCCCCCCAGCCCGTAAGAAGTAG
- the galT gene encoding galactose-1-phosphate uridylyltransferase, translating to MQFEPTEHPHRRFNPLKGEWILVSPHRAKRPWQGQQDEPDRSTPPSYDPTCYLCAGNKRITGDINPHYQSTFVFTNDFSALMEDTPDAPSGDDELFRVQQARGVSRVICFSPDHSKSLPQLSLPALKAVIDTWSDQTEELGKRYPWVQVFENKGTMMGCSNPHPHGQVWANDFLPNEVQREDDQQRAYFSRHGSPLLLDYVRREQADGSRIVVETDHWLAVVPYWASWPFETLVLPKFVVQRLPQLNDVQRDDLALLLKKLTSRYDNLFQCSFPYSMGWHGAPFKGDDVAHWQLHAHFYPPLLRSASVRKFMVGYEMLAEAQRDLTAEQAAERLRSVSDIHFREQI from the coding sequence ATGCAGTTTGAGCCAACTGAACATCCGCATCGTCGTTTTAACCCGCTGAAGGGCGAGTGGATTCTGGTTTCTCCGCATCGCGCCAAGCGCCCCTGGCAGGGCCAGCAGGATGAACCGGATCGTTCCACGCCGCCGTCTTACGATCCGACCTGTTACCTGTGTGCGGGCAACAAACGTATTACTGGCGACATCAATCCGCACTACCAGAGCACCTTTGTTTTTACGAATGACTTTTCGGCACTGATGGAGGATACGCCGGATGCGCCGTCGGGCGATGACGAGCTTTTCCGCGTTCAGCAAGCCCGTGGCGTTAGTCGCGTCATCTGTTTTTCTCCCGATCACAGTAAAAGCCTGCCGCAGCTTTCGCTGCCAGCGTTGAAAGCGGTGATTGATACGTGGAGCGATCAGACCGAGGAACTGGGCAAGCGGTATCCGTGGGTTCAGGTTTTTGAGAATAAAGGAACGATGATGGGGTGCTCGAATCCCCATCCGCACGGGCAGGTTTGGGCGAACGATTTTCTGCCGAACGAGGTACAGCGTGAGGACGATCAGCAGCGAGCCTATTTCTCCCGTCACGGTTCGCCGTTGCTGCTGGACTACGTTCGCCGCGAACAGGCTGACGGCTCGCGCATCGTGGTGGAAACGGATCACTGGTTAGCGGTGGTCCCTTATTGGGCGTCGTGGCCGTTTGAAACGCTGGTGTTGCCCAAGTTCGTCGTACAGCGGTTACCGCAGTTGAATGATGTTCAGCGTGACGATCTGGCGCTGCTCCTGAAAAAGCTGACCAGCCGTTATGACAACCTGTTCCAGTGTTCATTCCCCTATTCAATGGGGTGGCACGGTGCGCCATTTAAAGGTGACGACGTGGCGCACTGGCAACTGCATGCCCATTTTTATCCCCCGTTGTTACGTTCTGCCAGCGTACGCAAATTTATGGTCGGCTATGAAATGCTGGCTGAGGCACAGCGTGATCTGACGGCAGAGCAGGCCGCTGAACGTTTACGCAGCGTAAGTGATATCCATTTTCGTGAGCAAATTTGA
- the galK gene encoding galactokinase encodes MSRIDSLRQLTESVFVRLFGYAPHAAIQAPGRVNLIGEHTDYNDGFVLPCAIDYQTVVSAAVRQDGIVRVVAVDFDNQQDEFDLAKAIEPHPEYTWANYIRGTVKFLLARGLPLSGMDMVVSGNVPSGAGLSSSASLEVAIGQTFKELNNLDISQLDVALNGQQAENDFVGCSCGIMDQFISAQGRVGQAMLIDCRTLEGRAVRMLDGIDVLIVNSNVRRGLVDSEYNTRRQQCEAAARHFNVKALRDVSLSQFEAGIAGLDPVAVRRARHVITENRRTLEAADALARQDAHRLFTLMAESHVSMRDDFEITVPPIDTLVALIQDYVGERGGVRMTGGGFGGCIVALIPSALTDEVKQVIEREYPARTGLQPSIYLCQASGGAGRLN; translated from the coding sequence ATGAGCCGTATTGATTCTCTACGTCAGTTAACCGAGTCTGTTTTTGTCCGATTATTTGGCTATGCGCCGCATGCCGCTATTCAGGCACCCGGTCGGGTTAACCTGATTGGCGAGCACACCGACTATAACGATGGGTTTGTCTTGCCGTGTGCTATTGATTACCAGACGGTGGTCAGTGCTGCGGTGCGTCAGGACGGCATCGTGCGGGTGGTGGCGGTGGATTTTGACAACCAGCAGGATGAGTTCGATCTTGCTAAAGCAATCGAGCCTCACCCGGAATACACCTGGGCCAACTATATCCGTGGCACGGTGAAATTTTTGCTGGCGCGCGGCCTACCGCTCAGCGGCATGGACATGGTCGTGTCCGGCAACGTGCCTTCTGGTGCAGGACTAAGCTCATCGGCCTCGCTGGAAGTGGCGATCGGGCAGACGTTCAAAGAGCTGAATAATCTGGACATCAGCCAGCTGGATGTGGCGCTAAACGGACAGCAGGCAGAAAACGATTTTGTCGGCTGTAGCTGCGGCATTATGGATCAGTTTATTTCCGCTCAGGGACGTGTCGGTCAGGCGATGTTGATCGACTGCCGCACTCTGGAAGGGCGTGCCGTGCGTATGCTCGACGGCATTGACGTTCTGATCGTGAACTCCAATGTGCGTCGTGGGCTGGTGGACAGCGAATACAATACGCGACGCCAGCAGTGTGAAGCGGCAGCGCGTCACTTTAACGTCAAGGCGCTGCGTGATGTTTCCCTGTCGCAGTTTGAAGCGGGAATCGCGGGTCTGGATCCGGTGGCGGTTCGCCGCGCGCGCCACGTGATTACCGAGAACCGCCGCACGTTGGAAGCGGCCGATGCACTGGCGCGTCAGGATGCCCACCGTTTGTTTACGCTGATGGCGGAATCGCATGTCTCTATGCGGGATGATTTTGAAATTACCGTGCCGCCGATCGATACGTTGGTCGCGTTAATTCAGGATTATGTCGGCGAGCGGGGCGGTGTCCGTATGACCGGCGGCGGTTTCGGTGGCTGTATTGTCGCCCTTATCCCTTCGGCGCTGACTGACGAGGTCAAACAGGTGATTGAACGTGAATATCCGGCGCGTACCGGGCTTCAGCCGTCCATCTATCTGTGCCAGGCATCCGGCGGTGCGGGTCGCTTGAACTAA
- the mgtE gene encoding magnesium transporter, producing MSSVKKLTDLRRRISLLLLENKELVEDIINRQPRVTERDGAPLSDSDVLSSKIGLREKSILLDQTAEISELIIGLHAADLADLLESLPQDERLALWRLIPIEKRGRVLIEASDSISDDLIGDMQDKEILRAVRILDVDEQAQLSRLVPRHLLGRILTSLEPKQRAQLRAAINYDEDCLGHMMDFKLITVRADVTLAAVQRYLRYRKAIPESTDKLFVTDRKNTLIGELSLASILLHAPQTRVNDVMDDQPLRFQPEDKVEEAAGAFERYDLISSAVVDSKGKLMGRLTIEDILDVVNRESDSNLRRSGGLTPSEDVYAPVYKSFRNRWAWLAVNLCTALIASRVIGLFEHTLSHLVALATLMPIVAGIGGNTGNQTITMIVRALALHQLEHGKKSYLLLKELGVALVNGVIWGTIMGVVTFLLYGSAAMGGVMMLAILLNLLLAALMGVAIPLIMMKLGRDPAVGSSVMITAITDTGGFFIFLGLATLFLLP from the coding sequence ATGTCGAGTGTAAAAAAACTTACCGACCTCCGGCGCCGCATCTCCCTTCTGCTATTGGAAAACAAGGAACTGGTTGAAGACATTATCAACCGGCAGCCGCGCGTTACGGAACGCGATGGCGCACCGTTAAGCGACAGCGACGTATTAAGTAGCAAAATCGGGCTGCGTGAAAAAAGCATCCTGCTCGACCAAACCGCAGAAATCAGCGAGCTTATCATTGGGCTGCATGCCGCTGACCTTGCCGATTTGTTAGAGTCTTTACCGCAGGATGAACGTCTGGCGCTCTGGCGGCTGATCCCCATAGAAAAACGCGGTCGTGTGTTGATTGAGGCTTCTGACAGTATTTCCGACGACCTGATCGGCGATATGCAGGATAAAGAAATCCTGAGAGCCGTTCGAATACTCGATGTTGATGAGCAGGCCCAGCTCTCTCGTCTCGTTCCTCGCCACCTGCTAGGCAGAATACTGACCTCGCTTGAGCCGAAGCAGCGCGCGCAGCTCCGTGCCGCCATCAATTATGATGAAGACTGCCTCGGGCACATGATGGATTTCAAACTCATCACCGTGCGCGCCGACGTCACGCTTGCAGCCGTACAGCGCTATCTGCGCTACCGCAAAGCCATCCCCGAATCGACTGACAAACTGTTCGTTACCGATCGCAAGAACACACTGATCGGTGAGCTGTCGCTGGCCAGTATTCTGCTCCACGCGCCTCAAACACGGGTTAATGACGTCATGGACGATCAGCCGCTGAGGTTTCAGCCTGAGGATAAAGTCGAAGAAGCCGCCGGAGCTTTTGAACGTTACGATTTAATTTCCAGCGCCGTGGTCGATAGCAAAGGAAAACTCATGGGGCGCCTGACGATTGAGGATATCCTCGACGTCGTGAACCGGGAAAGCGACAGTAATCTGCGGCGCTCAGGGGGGTTAACGCCCTCCGAAGATGTTTATGCTCCCGTGTATAAATCCTTCCGCAATCGTTGGGCATGGCTGGCCGTCAATCTCTGTACGGCGCTCATTGCCTCGCGGGTCATCGGCCTGTTTGAGCACACCTTATCTCATTTGGTCGCGCTGGCAACACTCATGCCGATCGTGGCCGGAATCGGCGGAAATACCGGCAATCAGACGATCACCATGATTGTTCGCGCGCTGGCGCTGCATCAGTTAGAACACGGTAAAAAATCATACCTGCTGCTCAAAGAACTCGGCGTCGCGCTGGTCAACGGGGTGATATGGGGCACGATTATGGGCGTGGTCACCTTCCTGCTTTACGGTAGTGCCGCTATGGGTGGTGTGATGATGCTGGCGATTCTGCTGAATTTACTACTCGCGGCGCTAATGGGGGTCGCTATCCCGCTTATCATGATGAAACTCGGCCGCGATCCGGCCGTCGGCTCCAGCGTCATGATCACCGCCATCACCGATACTGGCGGTTTCTTTATCTTCCTTGGGCTGGCAACGCTGTTCCTGTTGCCTTGA
- a CDS encoding MarR family winged helix-turn-helix transcriptional regulator yields MAETMNDNAYKLDGQLCFALYSANLAMNKLYRRLLSDLNLTYPQYLVMLVLWERDGLTVSELGERLYLDSATLTPLLKRLQSAGLVVRNRGTEDERQVLIGLTEAGRALQQQARAIPESVFCATECQLEQLQTIKKDLETLRKSLIGNL; encoded by the coding sequence ATGGCAGAGACGATGAACGACAACGCTTACAAACTGGATGGACAGCTGTGCTTCGCACTGTATTCCGCCAATCTGGCGATGAATAAACTGTATCGCCGTTTGCTGTCTGACTTGAACCTGACCTATCCCCAATATTTAGTCATGCTGGTGCTGTGGGAGCGTGATGGCTTGACGGTGTCTGAGCTGGGCGAGCGGCTGTATTTGGATTCCGCCACGCTGACGCCACTGCTCAAGCGGTTACAAAGCGCTGGCTTAGTGGTGCGTAACCGTGGAACAGAAGATGAGCGTCAGGTGTTGATCGGGTTGACCGAGGCTGGCCGGGCGCTTCAGCAACAGGCGCGGGCGATTCCTGAAAGCGTATTTTGCGCGACCGAATGCCAGCTCGAACAGTTGCAGACGATCAAAAAAGATTTGGAAACGCTGCGTAAAAGCTTGATCGGGAATCTATAA
- a CDS encoding organic hydroperoxide resistance protein, with amino-acid sequence MSIEKVLYVAHAQATGGRDGRAVSSDNAVDIKLTTPRELGGAGGEGTNPEQLFAAGYSACFLGAMKFVGAREKIAVPANTTVNGSVGIGAIPTGFGIEVELKISLPGLDRAVAEDLVQKAHIVCPYSNATRGNIDVTLTIV; translated from the coding sequence ATGTCTATTGAAAAAGTATTATACGTTGCTCATGCTCAAGCCACCGGTGGTCGTGATGGTCGCGCGGTGTCTTCCGATAACGCGGTTGATATTAAATTGACGACCCCGCGTGAGCTGGGTGGTGCCGGTGGTGAAGGGACGAACCCAGAGCAGCTGTTCGCCGCTGGCTATTCTGCCTGTTTCCTGGGCGCGATGAAGTTTGTCGGTGCGCGTGAGAAAATCGCTGTACCTGCTAATACCACGGTAAACGGCAGCGTGGGTATCGGTGCCATCCCTACCGGGTTTGGTATTGAAGTCGAACTGAAAATTTCTCTGCCGGGTCTGGATCGTGCTGTGGCTGAAGATCTGGTGCAGAAAGCCCATATCGTTTGCCCATACTCCAATGCAACGCGCGGCAACATCGATGTGACTCTGACGATTGTCTAA
- a CDS encoding YfgG family protein — protein sequence MSTLTHKRRLSIRPRRSGSRIARAVLLISFIILLGRFAYSTITAFGHHQDKQQQRAEQLLLPTNVLVNQKE from the coding sequence ATGTCCACGCTTACCCACAAACGACGATTATCGATACGTCCACGACGAAGTGGCTCTCGGATTGCTCGTGCCGTTTTACTCATCAGCTTCATTATTCTTTTAGGCCGCTTTGCCTACTCCACCATCACCGCGTTTGGTCATCATCAAGACAAACAGCAGCAGCGTGCTGAACAATTACTGCTTCCTACCAACGTACTCGTCAATCAGAAAGAGTAG
- a CDS encoding YjfB family protein, whose product MDVSQISSFASDLSTMRTSSEASALMVKKAIDNQEAVVSGILKALPPLPANPAIGRNVNTTA is encoded by the coding sequence ATGGATGTATCACAAATTTCATCATTCGCGAGCGACCTCAGTACTATGCGTACCAGCAGTGAGGCCAGCGCACTTATGGTGAAAAAAGCGATCGATAATCAAGAAGCTGTCGTTTCCGGCATTTTGAAGGCATTACCACCTCTGCCAGCAAACCCGGCGATTGGGCGTAACGTCAATACCACGGCGTAA
- the ppx gene encoding exopolyphosphatase, translating to MPLTNNEKTEMKPQEFAAIDLGSNSFHMVIARVVNGALQVLGRLKQRVHLADGLDNKNVLSEEAIQRGLSCLALFAERLQGFPAVNVSIVGTHALRQAVNAQDFLRRAADIIPYPIEIISGHEEARLIFMGVEHTQPEKGRKLVIDIGGGSTELVIGEDFEPMLVESRRMGCVSFAQQFFPNGEISEVNFKRARLAAAQKLETLSWEYRIYGWKFALGASGTIKATHEILVEMGEKDGLITPERLEMLRTQILQFKHFKSLSLPGLSEDRQSVLVPGLAILCGIFDALAIKELRLSDGALREGVLYEMEGRFRHQDIRIRTAQSLATHYNIDREQARRVRETTQQLYAQWAEQNPNLVHPQLEAILNWASMLHEVGLGINHSGMHRHSAYILQNTNLPGFNQEQQLVLSMIVRLHRKAIKLEELPRLNLFKKKQYLPLVQLLRLATLLNNQRQATTTPESLRLHTDDNYWTLTFPHDFFTNNTLVQLDLEREQEYWQDVTGWKLMVEEEKA from the coding sequence ATGCCGTTAACGAACAATGAAAAAACCGAGATGAAGCCGCAAGAATTCGCCGCCATCGACCTGGGTTCCAATAGTTTTCACATGGTGATCGCACGCGTGGTAAACGGTGCGCTTCAGGTGTTGGGGCGTTTAAAACAGCGTGTCCATCTGGCCGACGGTCTGGACAACAAAAATGTGCTCAGCGAAGAGGCCATTCAACGCGGCCTGAGCTGTCTGGCGCTGTTTGCTGAACGTCTGCAAGGCTTCCCCGCCGTGAATGTGTCGATCGTCGGAACGCACGCACTGCGTCAGGCGGTCAACGCGCAGGACTTTTTGCGCCGCGCGGCGGATATCATCCCCTATCCGATAGAAATCATTTCCGGCCACGAAGAAGCCCGTCTGATCTTTATGGGCGTGGAGCATACGCAGCCGGAAAAAGGCCGTAAGTTGGTTATAGATATCGGCGGCGGTTCTACAGAGCTGGTTATCGGTGAAGATTTCGAGCCGATGCTGGTGGAAAGCCGTCGTATGGGTTGCGTCAGCTTCGCACAGCAATTTTTCCCGAACGGTGAAATTAGCGAAGTAAACTTCAAACGCGCACGGCTGGCCGCGGCGCAGAAGCTGGAGACGCTGTCCTGGGAATACCGTATATACGGGTGGAAATTCGCCCTCGGCGCGTCTGGAACGATCAAAGCCACGCACGAAATCCTCGTGGAGATGGGAGAGAAAGACGGCCTGATTACCCCCGAACGGCTGGAAATGCTACGCACACAAATCTTGCAGTTTAAGCACTTCAAGTCGCTGAGCCTGCCGGGTCTGTCCGAAGATCGCCAGTCGGTGCTGGTGCCCGGCCTGGCTATTCTCTGTGGGATTTTCGATGCGCTGGCGATCAAAGAGTTACGCCTGTCCGATGGTGCACTGCGCGAAGGCGTGCTGTACGAAATGGAAGGCCGTTTCCGTCATCAGGATATTCGCATCCGTACCGCACAGAGTCTGGCAACCCATTACAATATCGACCGCGAGCAGGCACGACGCGTGAGGGAAACCACGCAGCAGCTTTATGCGCAATGGGCAGAGCAAAACCCTAATCTGGTGCACCCACAGCTTGAGGCCATCTTAAACTGGGCTTCCATGTTGCATGAGGTCGGATTGGGCATTAACCACAGCGGCATGCACCGCCATTCCGCCTACATTCTGCAAAATACCAACCTGCCCGGCTTCAATCAGGAACAGCAGCTCGTGCTGTCGATGATCGTGCGGCTGCACCGTAAAGCGATCAAGCTGGAAGAGTTGCCGCGGTTGAACCTGTTCAAAAAGAAACAGTATTTGCCACTGGTGCAACTTTTACGCCTTGCCACGCTGTTGAACAACCAGCGTCAGGCGACGACAACGCCGGAATCCTTACGGCTGCATACCGATGATAATTACTGGACGCTGACGTTCCCGCACGACTTCTTTACCAATAACACGCTGGTACAGCTCGATTTGGAACGAGAACAGGAATATTGGCAGGACGTCACCGGTTGGAAGCTGATGGTTGAGGAAGAAAAAGCCTGA